Within Vicia villosa cultivar HV-30 ecotype Madison, WI linkage group LG1, Vvil1.0, whole genome shotgun sequence, the genomic segment TGCCTTGGACGAAAAAGGTCAAAAAATAAGCCGCTAGAAGGTTACCAAGATTTGTACTAAGCACACAGTTGAAAGACCCTTATGTAAGCCCACGACCCAAGATGAAGTTAGGAATTTAGGAGAAATCTTCAAACATTTTAGAATGGCTACCTCAAATTTAAAAAAAGGTAGTTGGAACTATTTTGTTGCAAATAAGCATTCATAGAGTGAGACGTATGGTCATCAAAAGAACTACATATGCTTTTCCTTTCTGACACTAAATAAACCGACCATTCTAAAGGATCGTCGTCCTTAATGTTAGCATCTCTCAAGGCAGTTTCAGTGCTCAGGAATAAAGAAGTTCCCACTACTTTTGCGTCTACCCAATCTTATGTCGATGCAACCAAATGATGCTGAAGAGTTAAATTCTCCCAAACCTCATCATCGCTAGGCTCACTACCTACAGTCTGTAAACGAGTTTGAATAAAATCCCTGGCAAGGTCCCTTCTTTGCATATTGACCTATATATCCTCATTTGATAAGGCAAGATGGGGCATAGGGACTTCAGTGTGGCTTGTTCTCCTTCCAACAATTGATATAAGAGCATCCAACAACCCTGAAGAAGAATTTTCTCCCTCCAAAGAAGGCTCGAACGTTTCTACTAACTCAAAGTTGTGGGATATGGTTATAACCTCAAGTTTTACATGGCCGCTACTAAAAGATGAGTGAGAGGAATTGGAGAATGATCTAGATGAAGTTTTTACTTTATAATCTATAATTGAAATGATACTATTATCGTTCCTTTTGGCAAGAATAAATAGAGGATGTTGAAAGGCTTGAATGAAGAAGGTACCTTGTAAAAGAAGGTTGATGAAGCAGGAAAAATGAAAGAGTAAAAAGCCCTAAAGAAAAGCTCTGAATCACTTTTAGTAGTGTTCTCAAAGGAAAGGATCGAAAATGTTTCTCTAGAAATGTAACTAAAAGCTTGAAAGCTAAAAGTTGCGAAAACTACCTACTATTCAACTCATACCTATTTATAAGCAATGACAAGTAAAAGATCAAGACGGAATATGAAAATGGATTGCTAGACCAACGCCTAGATTTCCACTTATGGATACACACTCACACGAGTGCACTTAAGCACTCTATGAACTGCTTAACACCTAGATGGTCATGTCATCGCACGTGTTAGGAATGGATGATAAAACATCTCAAAGATGGAACCGCATTAAATGCACTTTATTCCCATCACTTTTCAAATAGATCCCAAATGATTCAGTTATACGCCATGCCGAACTACTACATGGAGGCTGGTTAATGATACTTCAGACTTACCCCGACTCTCTCAATGTCCCCGCCGAGCCTTGGGGGCTACTGTTCTGGATCGGCCTAAGGCCCAATTTGTCTCAAGCCCACTCTACTCGTCCCAAGCAATTTCTGATCTCCAATTTCACAGTAtactatttttttcttattttataaaatatgttttcaaataaaattgttctttgaaaatattttaaaaatttgacctttttaatatttttaaaattgattttttttttttaatttgaagtttgaaaatttaattttaatgtttaaatttaatattgAGAACTTAATTTAGGAATCAATTCCTGAAAagtcttattttaaaaataatgatgaataatgtttttttaagaaataagcttgaaagtatttttttttaagaattattTATCATAAAAACAGAAGTAGTACATTATTTCATATTAATTCTACATACTTTttacgtaaaaaaaaaaaaaaaatctaaatttattaaatttatttatttttcataaatgtgCATAAAAAATGCAAATGAATTTTACCATAATTGCTGACTCTATTACAAACTCAtatcttttttttcaaatgagATTGAGTTGAAAACATTCACAAAACTAAGTTATAAAAGGTAGGAAATCAGACCTTATTTCATGAGAGAAACAATGTCATCATCCATTTGTCACATGTTAATATCACTTCTCTTTGTTTTACTGCAACATACCCTTGCAGTTAAACAGGCATGATTTTTTCATTTCTTCATTATCAAATATCTTTCTCACTATAATATGTTTACTTAAATAATCTTATTTTCATATTTGAGTGTTTACCTGTATGGTTTAATAATATtcataattcatttttttttgtcacAGTCCTATATTGTATATTTAGGATCACACTCTTTCGGCTCAAATCCTTCATTACTTGATTCTGAATCTGTTACAAACTCTCACTATGATTTACTTGGATCTTATCTTGGAAGGTATGTAACTACACAAACCTAGAATTAGTTGGTGTGGTTAATTATGAAATGATGatagttaatttattttcttcataCACAGTACTGAGAAGGCTAAAGAAGCAATATTttactcttataataaatatattaatggcTTTGCTGCAATACTTGAAGAAGATAAGGCAAAAGAGATTGCAAGTATGTAATTATATTAACTCATGGATTTATCTTCCATATTacaaaatattgttttattttgaattttcaaattgatgttatatattaatttttttgatgAATACAGAACATCCAAATGTTGTATCgatgtttttaaataaaagatatgaACTACATACGACCCGATCGTGGAATTTTCTTGGGTTAGAGACGAACCGTGGATTTGCTAACGATTCAGTATGGAAAAAATCATTGGGTGAAGACATCATTATTGGAAATTTAGACACtggtaataaaatataaattaattgcaTTTGGACACCGATaatattacaaaatatttttattgatattgtTACTTATGATAGGTGTTTGGCCGGAATCAAAGAGTTTTAATGATGAAGGGTATGGGCCAATTCCAAAAAGGTGGAAAGGAATTTGTCAAGTTTCTAAAGGAAATCCTGATAAATTTTATTGCAACAGGTCTTTTACTCTTAATAAATTCTTGTACTATCATTTTATTGCAATTCATATAGCTactgataaatgatttgatacaTTTGCAGGAAACTCATTGgtgcaaaatatttttataaaggcTCTGAGGCACATCTCGGTGAAGCGGCAAATGTAAACTTTAATAGTGCACGTGACACCGTAGGCCATGGATCACATACTTTATCAACTGCTGGAGGTAATTTTGTTACCGGAGCTAATGTATTTGGCTTTGGAAATGGAACAGCAAGTGGTGGATCACCAAAAGCAAGAGTTGCAGCCTATAAAGTCTGTTGGGATGGATGTTATGATGCTGATATTTTGGCTGGTTTTGAAGCTGCCATAAGTGATGGTGTTGATGTACTTTCTGTGTCCTTGGGTGGAAAATTTCCACGAGAATTTTCGGAAAGTGCTATTTCCATAGGTTCCTTCCATGCTATTGCCAACAACATCGTTGTTGTGGCTTCTGGAGGAAATTCAGGACCTAAAATCTCATCTATAGTCAATGTCGAACCATGGACTTTCACGGTTGCTGCTAGCACAATTGATAGAGACTTCATAAGTTATGTTATTCTTGGTAACAAAAAAATATACAAGGTATATATATTGAGTTATCACATGTTGTGCATTTATTTTCTAATAGCACATGTATAATCAATTGTTTCCTATGTTATTGTTAGGGAGCTAGTCTTTCAGAGTTGGACTTACCACCTAACAAATCATATCCACTGATAAGTGCTGTAGATGCTAAACTTGATAACGCGCCTCCCGCATTTGCGTAAGaattctctttaatttttctcaaATTAACCTTTTCAAATAGGAATATCTTCTAATCTATTTAATTTGTGTAGCTCTATTTGCAAAGAAGGAGCTCTTGATCCACAAAAGGTTAAAGGAAAAATATTGGTATGTCTTCGAGGTGCGGGTGCTAGAGCTGACAAGGGCGTGCAAGCTTCTCGTGTAGGTGCTATTGGAATGATATTGGCTAACGATGAGGATTCAAAGAATGGAGTTATAGCAGATACTCATGTCCTTCCCGCTACAAATGTTGGCTTTGCAGATGGCAGTGCCATTTTTAATTACATCAATCACACAACGTAATTGTTCTTCTCACGCCTTTTGATTATTCACACAGATAGAGTTttaaatttcatacatatattgtGTAGGTCCCCTGTGGCTTACATTACTAAAGTTAAAACAGAATTGAGCGTAAAGAACACACCAACTATAGCTTCATTTTCGTCAAGAGGCCCAAATGACCTTGATGGTTCAATTCTTAAGGTATATTAAAGTTACGCGGAAACTATTATCTAGATTTTCTTAAACAAACTCCAAATATAatggtatatttttattttgtatttcagCCAGACATCACTGCACCAGGCGTCAGCATAATTGCAGCGTATACTCTAGCTAACTCTCCATCGGAACAACCATCTGATAAGCGTAGAGTTCCTTTTGTTACTATGTCAGGCACTTCAATGTCATGTCCTCATGCTGCTGGATTAGTTGGACTACTTAAATCTGTTCATCCTGATTGGAGTCCCGCTGCTATCAAGTCAGCAATAATGACCACAGGTAGTCAAATTTATACAAGATAGTTTATTTCATTATCATAtgctattatatttataaaatttacaatttCTACAGCAACGACTAAAACCAACAATGGAGTTGAAATATTGGATTCATCACTAGAAAAAGCAACTCCTTTTGCATATGGTGCCGGCCACGTTCAACCTAATCTTGCAGTGGATCCTGGACTTGTATATGACCTTAATGTTACGGATTATTTGAACTATTTATGTGGTCGTTCATACACCAGTGACCAACTTAAGGTGTTTTACGGAAAAC encodes:
- the LOC131630044 gene encoding subtilisin-like protease SBT5.4, with the protein product MERVEDEHVSQVVVKAVDVGGDFNNKQEFDDRESIPTWIRMNATNLGFGAVIGRSDNGTARRNTFVTMLCERSGKYHPPLRKFRRDDTGTRKCECPFKIRGYMLTRKKWRFSVICGLYNHDLCGKLQGHPIVHRLNPKEKTCINNMSLNLIQPKNILGTLKRKEPDINLRRWGYGPRYFLTHPDSIKLFNTLQRVLLLDSTYKTNKYRLPLFEMIGVASSEKTYAVVFSFLECEKEDNIRWALEVCRSLLKEHVEMPKAIVTDHNTALMNVVEKLNSVYLYGLIIFIIHFFLSQSYIVYLGSHSFGSNPSLLDSESVTNSHYDLLGSYLGSTEKAKEAIFYSYNKYINGFAAILEEDKAKEIAKHPNVVSMFLNKRYELHTTRSWNFLGLETNRGFANDSVWKKSLGEDIIIGNLDTGVWPESKSFNDEGYGPIPKRWKGICQVSKGNPDKFYCNRKLIGAKYFYKGSEAHLGEAANVNFNSARDTVGHGSHTLSTAGGNFVTGANVFGFGNGTASGGSPKARVAAYKVCWDGCYDADILAGFEAAISDGVDVLSVSLGGKFPREFSESAISIGSFHAIANNIVVVASGGNSGPKISSIVNVEPWTFTVAASTIDRDFISYVILGNKKIYKGASLSELDLPPNKSYPLISAVDAKLDNAPPAFASICKEGALDPQKVKGKILVCLRGAGARADKGVQASRVGAIGMILANDEDSKNGVIADTHVLPATNVGFADGSAIFNYINHTTSPVAYITKVKTELSVKNTPTIASFSSRGPNDLDGSILKPDITAPGVSIIAAYTLANSPSEQPSDKRRVPFVTMSGTSMSCPHAAGLVGLLKSVHPDWSPAAIKSAIMTTATTKTNNGVEILDSSLEKATPFAYGAGHVQPNLAVDPGLVYDLNVTDYLNYLCGRSYTSDQLKVFYGKPYTCPKSFRLADFNYPSISIYELEVWKSLNVTRIVTNVGPPSEYRVEIQEPPQFHVTVQPEILRFKNKGEKKEFKVTITMKPNSTYITDFEFGKLIWTDGKHHVGTPITIKYNDL